In Herbinix luporum, a single window of DNA contains:
- the gcvH gene encoding glycine cleavage system protein GcvH, whose product MSKEYLFLQSHEWVQFLDETTARIGISDYAQNELGDLVFVNLPEEGEEVEAGEVFAEVESVKAVSNVYSPVTGVVKAVNEELLDQPDLINSDAMEAWFIEVENITDKAELLSEEEYNKLISQ is encoded by the coding sequence ATGAGTAAGGAGTATTTATTTTTACAGTCCCATGAATGGGTGCAGTTTTTAGATGAAACCACAGCAAGAATAGGAATTTCCGATTATGCGCAAAATGAACTGGGAGATCTGGTTTTTGTTAACCTTCCGGAAGAAGGGGAGGAAGTAGAAGCCGGTGAGGTATTTGCCGAGGTTGAATCTGTTAAAGCGGTTTCTAATGTATACAGCCCTGTAACAGGAGTTGTAAAAGCAGTTAATGAAGAACTTCTTGACCAGCCGGATCTTATTAATTCAGATGCTATGGAAGCTTGGTTTATAGAGGTTGAAAATATTACTGACAAGGCAGAACTTTTATCTGAAGAAGAGTATAATAAATTAATTTCTCAGTAG